CAACCGTAGGTTGCGCCCCTGAGGGTGTCAACCGAGAGTTGACAGTCGGCGTTCACTCCCGCCGACGTGGCACCATCGGCCCGTGAGTACGTCCACCACCGTCGACCGCGCGTTCGAGGCCGCCCTGTACGACAACAGCGAGAAGGCCCTCGACACCGGCGCGTCCCTGCTCGCCTCCGACCCGGCCGCCGACGCCGAACTCGCCCGGCGGGGTGAGGAGTTGGTGGCGGCGGCCTGGCGGCGCGGCTGGCAGCCGGCCGACGTCGTACGGACCGTCCGGCGGGAGCTGGACGACGTACACGTACGCCTGGTGGCGGCGCTGATCCGCGCGCAGGCGCCGCACGACCGTCCGCGCGGCCGCCGCTGGAGCGCGCAGCTCGCGGAGCTCCCCGCCGACGCCCCGCCCCGCACCGACCGCTTCTCGTACGGCACCGCCGTGCTGGAGCTGTACCGCCTGCTGCTGCGCCTGCCGGTCCTTGAGTCCCTCGACGAGTCGCCCGGGGAGCCGAAGACCGAGTCCCGGATGCTCGGCCGCATCCGTGCCCTGCTCGCCAAGGCGGAGGCCACCGGGTTCCCGGAGGAGGCCGAGGCGCTCAGTGCCAAGGCGCAGGAGCTGATGGCCCGGCACAGTGTCGACGAGGCGCTGCTCGCCGCCCGGGCGCCCTCGCCCGCGATGCCAGGGGCCTGCCGGATCGGTGTCGAACCGCCGTACGAGCAGGCCAAGGCGGTGCTGCTGGACACCGTCGCCGCCGCCAACCACTGCCGGGCGGTGTGGAACGAGCCCTTCGGCTTCTCCACCGTCGTCGGCTTCGAAACCGACCTGGAAGCGGTCGAACTCCTCTACACCTCACTCCTCGTGCAGGCCACGACCGCGATGACGAAGGCGGAGGCCGCCCAGCGCGCGGCCGGCCGCAAGCGCACCAAGACGTTCCGGCAGTCCTTCCTCGCGGCCTACGCCCACCGCATCGGCACCCGCCTGGCGGCAGCCGCCGAGACCCAGGTGACGGGGGACCTGCTCCCGGTCCTCGCCTCCCGCGACGTGGCGGTCACCGGCCGGCTGGACTCGATGTTCCCCGAGACGACCACGACCCGCCTGCGCGGCGTGCGCGACGCGGCGGGCTGGACGGAGGGCGCCCAGGCGGCGGACCGCGCCCAGGTCGCACACCGCCCGCCGCTGCGCTGACCTGCCGTCAGTCGCCCGCGGACTCGAAGCCGCTCACCGAGGCCTGCGCCGCGCCACCGCTGCTGCTCCCGTCCCTCCGGGCGACCTCGCCGTACGACCACGTCAGGTCGTGCGCGTCCTCGGAGGCGCCGGGCAGGGTGAAGGATGCCTTCCGCACGGCAAGGCTCTGCGCGGCGCCGGCCTTGCCCCGGACGTAGGTGATCGTGAAGGACGTGGTGCTGCCCTTCCCCAGCGTGAGCGGCTGGGCCTTCGCGCCCTCCTCCGGGGACACGGACGTCGTACTGTCCTCGGCCGCGAGGTCCACGGCGGGGAAGCCCTTCAGGGTGCACGGGGCGCCGTTGTTGGTGAGGGTGACGGTGACGTTGCCGGTGTCCCCGGCGGCCGGGGCGGCACCGGCCCCGACCTCCACGCCCAAGTCGCCGATGGCGCAGGCGGAACTGCCCGGCCGGTCCGCGTTCTTGGCGTCGTCGGAACTGGCCTTGTCGTCGTCGCAGGCGGTCAGCAGGAGTGTGGCTGCGAGGGCGGTGGCCAGGGCGAGGGGAGGAAGGGTGCGCATGTGGTCCTCTGGTGCGTGATGGCGATGAGCGGTTCCGACGCATGGATCATCCCGGACCCGTGGGCCGTCACGCACCCGGACCGGTCGCCCGCCCGGGAGGCCTCTGGAACCACCGCCCCGTAAAACCCCGCGCTCCTACCCGAGGCCCGCCGTCGGCAGCCCGGTCGGCAGCTTCCCGCCCTCGGCCTTGGTGTACGTCTCCGCGCCGAGGCCGCCCTCCCAGGTGACCTTGAGGCTCTGGCCGTTCACGGAGTCGACCATGCCGGTCGTCCGCTTCTTGCTGCCGTCCGTGCACTTCAGGCGGATGATCCGCATCCCGGACTCCTCGCCCGCGGTGCCGCTGCACACGCTGCCGCCGGTGGCGAAGAGCGCGGCCTGCTTGCCGGTGATCACCAGAGCCACGGCCTTGCCGTCGGTCGTCGCCAGCCAACTGCCCGCGAGCCCGTCGGCGGCCGACCCGTCGGAACCGGAACCGGATTCGGACCCCGAGCCGGAGTCGTCGCCCGTTCCGGCGGACGCCGCGGCGGACGGGGCCGGGCTGGACGTCGCATCGTCCCCGGAGCCGCCGTCACCGCTGCACGCGGACAGCACGAGGACGCCCGCCAGGCCCGCGGCCGCCGCCGCCACCCGCACGCCCTGACGCGCTCCCGGGCGACGCGAGAAGATCACCGTAGTCACTGCAAGCCCCCAAGCTGTAGCCGCCGACCGGCCCCGGCGGAGCCCGCGGGCCCTTGCCGGAACGATCGAAGCAAGCTACCAGGGCCGGTCAAGAGGCCCCCGGGGTGAATCCCCGGGGGCCTCTTACGGCCCGCCGACGCCAGGAAGCCCCCACGCTGGGTAGACCTCCGCATCGGGGAAGTCCCCCAGCTCACCAGGACGACTTGCGCACCCCCGGCAGATACCCCGCATGCGCCTGCTCCCGCAGACTCACCC
This region of Streptomyces caelestis genomic DNA includes:
- a CDS encoding DUF2786 domain-containing protein is translated as MSTSTTVDRAFEAALYDNSEKALDTGASLLASDPAADAELARRGEELVAAAWRRGWQPADVVRTVRRELDDVHVRLVAALIRAQAPHDRPRGRRWSAQLAELPADAPPRTDRFSYGTAVLELYRLLLRLPVLESLDESPGEPKTESRMLGRIRALLAKAEATGFPEEAEALSAKAQELMARHSVDEALLAARAPSPAMPGACRIGVEPPYEQAKAVLLDTVAAANHCRAVWNEPFGFSTVVGFETDLEAVELLYTSLLVQATTAMTKAEAAQRAAGRKRTKTFRQSFLAAYAHRIGTRLAAAAETQVTGDLLPVLASRDVAVTGRLDSMFPETTTTRLRGVRDAAGWTEGAQAADRAQVAHRPPLR
- a CDS encoding DUF4232 domain-containing protein; this encodes MRTLPPLALATALAATLLLTACDDDKASSDDAKNADRPGSSACAIGDLGVEVGAGAAPAAGDTGNVTVTLTNNGAPCTLKGFPAVDLAAEDSTTSVSPEEGAKAQPLTLGKGSTTSFTITYVRGKAGAAQSLAVRKASFTLPGASEDAHDLTWSYGEVARRDGSSSGGAAQASVSGFESAGD